The Pochonia chlamydosporia 170 chromosome Unknown PCv3seq00016, whole genome shotgun sequence genome contains a region encoding:
- a CDS encoding subtilisin-like serine protease (similar to Metarhizium robertsii ARSEF 23 XP_007817443.1) has translation MAGDSRNGSRMGRRPSPPFSVRLLEHKDEQGPDASRCERNWLQSLLPASYRTESDDLAAPARHVQTCIENELDLRRLTTIHGWLWLAGRPMPPRPLHYQLLVGRKITITEQMDMHLVWMTGHIFLKPMPRFLLEPQFWHEYLSCGQECECSDADAGFHGTAYACGPTVLARRALGFLFSYAALISHESDFLIAKDKRLLPTEVRWPSWRVFVEELHTEYIYPSIDSRFYYGELRLSRLNKIYYLWWTPLRGYKPRWDQYGVFFRENFAWLAAATVYIAVVLAAMRVGLATKSLASNDAFQSASYGFTVFSILGPLVVAGLIILAFCYTFVYSWVVTFRYRKRRLQNISGHSR, from the exons ATGGCTGGCGACTCTCGAAACGGAAGCAGAATGGGGAGGAGACCA TCACCTCCATTCTCCGTCCGCCTTCTGGAGCACAAGGACGAACAAGGCCCTGACGCGTCTCGGTGCGAAAGGAATTGGCTCCAGTCACTCTTGCCCGCGTCGTATCGTACCGAGTCCGACGATCTAGCCGCGCCAGCTCGCCATGTCCAGACTTGCATCGAAAATGAGCTTGACCTCCGCCGGCTGACTACCATTCACggctggctttggctcgCCGGCCGGCCTATGCCGCCGCGTCCGCTACACTACCAGTTGCTAGTGGGCAGAAAAATCACCATCACGGAGCAGATGGACATGCATCTCGTCTGGATGACGGGCCACATATTCCTTAAACCCATGCCGCGGTTCCTGCTCGAGCCGCAATTCTGGCACGAGTACCTCTCCTGTGGGCAAGAGTGCGAATGCTCGGACGCGGACGCCGGCTTCCATGGCACTGCCTACGCGTGCGGGCCGACAGTGCTTGCCCGGCGTGCGCTTggcttcctcttctcttACGCTGCGCTTATTTCCCACGAGAGTGACTTCCTGATTGCTAAGGATAAGCGCCTGCTTCCGACAGAAGTTCGGTGGCCTAGCTGGAGGGTCTTTGTCGAGGAGctccatacggagtacatctACCCTAGCATCGACTCGCGCTTCTACTACGGAGAGCTTCGTCTGAGTCGGCTGAACAAGATATATTACCTCTGGTGGACACCACTGCGCGGCTACAAGCCTCGCTGGGATCAGTACGGCGTCTTCTTCCGGGAAAATTTTGCCTGGCTAGCCGCGGCGACGGTCTACATCGCtgttgtcttggctgccatGCGGGTCGGGCTCGCCACGAAGTCCCTCGCCAGCAACGACGCTTTCCAGTCTGCGTCGTACGGCTTCACCGTCTTCTCCATTCTGGGACCTCTTGTTGTCGCCGGGCTTATcatcttggccttttgtTACACTTTTGTTTATAGCTGGGTCGTGACCTTTAGGTACAGGAAGAGACGGCTCCAAAACATCTCCGGTCACTCTAGATAG